Proteins encoded together in one Camelina sativa cultivar DH55 chromosome 9, Cs, whole genome shotgun sequence window:
- the LOC109126555 gene encoding uncharacterized protein LOC109126555, which produces MATAYPFPDNIHVTSTVTIKLNNTNYLLWKTQFESLLSCQKLIGFVNGAITAPPRTVSSTTSNTVTETPNALYESWFCTDQLIRSWLFGTLSEEVLGYVHNLTTSRDIWLSLAENFNKSSIAREFTLRRSLWVLEKKDMTFAAYCREFIAICDALSSIGKPIDESLKIFGFLNGLGRDYDPITTVVQSSLSKASPPSFGDAVSEVENFDTKLRSYSAPESVTPHLAFQAQQTGYGNASRGGYRGRGRSSGQNRGRGGYSSRGRGFSQHQSNPRASGERPICQICGRIGHLASDCWNRFDENYQRPDIAQVFSSLQVSDGNEWITDSGATAHVTPSAGNLQSATTYTGNDTVQVGDGAYLPITHVGSTTISSSAEGGGKGSSK; this is translated from the exons ATGGCGACTGCATATCCTTTCCCTGATAACATCCATGTCACCAGTACAGTTACAATCAAGCTAAACAACACCAACTATCTTTTGTGGAAAACTCAGTTTGAGTCTCTCCTATCTTGTCAAAAGCTCATTGGGTTCGTTAATGGTGCCATCACAGCTCCCCCGCGTACCGTCTCGTCAACAACCAGCAACACTGTCACAGAGACTCCCAACGCACTGTATGAGTCTTGGTTCTGCACAGATCAGCTTATCCGCTCCTGGCTCTTTGGTACCTTGTCAGAAGAAGTGCTCGGGTATGTTCACAACCTCACCACATCTAGAGATATTTGGCTGTCGTTAGCTGAGAACTTCAATAAGAGTAGCATAGCTAGAGAATTTACTCTTCGCCGTAGCTTGTGGGttctagaaaaaaaagacatgacttTTGCGGCTTACTGCAGAGAGTTTATAGCTATTTGTGATGCTTTGAGTTCTATTGGCAAACCTATCGATGAGTCCTTGAAGATATTTGGTTTTTTGAATGGTTTGGGACGAGACTACGACCCTATCACAACTGTTGTTCAAAGTTCTCTGAGCAAGGCGTCTCCTCCTAGTTTTGGTGATGCTGTATCTGAAGTTGAAAACTTCGATACAAAGCTTCGGTCATACAGTGCTCCTGAGTCTGTTACACCACATCTTGCCTTTCAAGCTCAACAAACTGGATACGGGAATGCATCACGAGGTGGATATCGTGGTCGGGGAAGGTCTTCAGGACAaaacagaggacgtggtggttaTTCGTCCAGAGGCAGAGGCTTCTCTCAACATCAATCCAACCCTAGAGCCTCCGGAGAGAGACCTATCTGTCAGATTTGCGGACGTATTGGTCATCTTGCGTCTGACTGCTGGAACAGATTTGATGAGAACTATCAACGGCCTGATATTGCTCAAGTGTTCTCTTCTCTGCAAGTCTCAGATGGTAACGAATGGATCACAGATTCGGGTGCTACCGCTCACGTTACTCCTTCTGCTGGAAACCTGCAATCTGCGACAACTTACACAGGGAATGACACGGTTCAGGTCGGTGATGGAGCCTATCTCCCTATAACTCATGTCGGATCCACCACTATCTCTTCCTCGGCAG AAGGTGGTGGCAAAGGGTCCTCGAAGTAG